AGCGCCGGCACCGCGTCGAGGAAGAACGCCTCGATATGATCGCCGGCGACGATCACCAGCGCGTCGGGCCGCAGCTCGGCCAGGCGCCGCTGGACGCGCGCGAAGGCGGCGTGCACGCGCAGCACCAGGTCGCGGTCTTCGCTCTCCGGCCGCGCCAGGAGCTGGGGCGTGTGGGCGCAGGCGAAGGCGCCGACCAGCATCAGCGCCCGGCCGCCGCCACCAGCACCGCCCGCGGAATGATGAGCCGCGCCGCCATCACCGGCCGGGGGGACGTCCCGATGCGCAGCTCGCCGACGATGGAGAGCAGCATGTAGGCCTCCCGGCGGTCCAGGCCGGTCCGCGCCACGAAGAAGTCGACGGCGCCCCGCGCGGCGTCCTCCGTCGCGATCTCCACGGTGGGGCCGAAGCCGAGCACCTGCACCGTGTCGTCGACCTCGATGATCGGCCGGTCGAGGGCGCGCTGCTTGTCCAGCGCCACCCGCGCCCGGACGGTGGCATCGCACTCCACGCCGGTGCCGCTGATGATGCCGTCGCTGATCGCCGCGTGGGGATCGGCGAAGAAGAGCAGCGCGCCCTCCACCATCACCGGCAGGTGGACGCGGGCGCCGGCGCGCACGTCCTTCTGGTCGAAGTCGCCCCCGTAGGGTCCGGCGTAGGCGGGCTTGTAGCCGTCGGGCGGCATGGTGGAGACGGTGCCCAGGTTCGGATTGAGCGGGAGGGGAATGCGCCCGCCGAACCACGCGTAGCCGTCCTTCACGGGACAGCCGACGGCGGTCGGCTCGCCGAACTCCGCCCGCAGCACGCCGAAGTCGCGGACGATCGCCGTCTTGCCGTCGCCGTGGGGCGTGATCTCGAGCAGGTCGACGACGACGGCGTCGCCCGGCTCGGCCCCGCGCACGCGCACGGGCCCGGCGATCGGCGCCAGCGGGTGGCCGTCACAGGCGGGCGTGAACGGCGTGGGGACCAGCCGGATGTCGGGCACGTCGGCGAAGGCGCCGCGGACCTCGAGCGTGAACTCCTCGCCCGGCGCCACCTCGAGCGCGGGCGGGGTGGAGGGGTTGACGTCGAAGAGGTACCAGGTCTTCACCGCGGTCGTCATGTGGTCAGCCTCCGCACGATCTCATCGAACGCCTTGTCCGCCAGCGCCCGCACCTCCTCGCGGGTGAGCGGCTGGATCGGATGCGGGACCACGACGGTCCGGTAGTCGCGGGCGCCCAGCGCCTCGGCCTGGGCGCGGGCGGCGTGGACGAACTCGGAGGAGACGACCGTCGCGGTGGGAATGCCATGATCCTCGAAGAACACGCCGTCGTGCACACTGCACGTGGTGCACGACCCTCAGTCGGCGAGCGCTTCGATGAGAACGTCGGTGCGCCCCACGATCTCCTGGCGCAGGGGGTCGGGCGCCGGCCGCGCGAACGTCGGCTTCTTCTTGCGCACGATCGCCTGGGGCCGCGCCCGCTCGCGCAGCAGCTCCTCGATGCGGTCCAGCAGGTGGTCGCCCTTGGCCTTGGAGATGTCGAGCAGGGTGATCACCGTGCCCTCGAGCGTCGCCGGCCGGCGCGCCGTCTGCCGGGGAACGGCCACCGAGTCGGTCGGGTCCAGATACTCGTCGGGCGGGTTCGCGGACATGGGGTCCTCCTTCACGGGATGTGGATCTTCCTGAAGACCAGGCTGGAACCCTTGGAAAACGTCCAGCCGGGGACGATCGCCGAGAACCGCCCGGCGGTGCCGCCGGCGACGACGATCTTGAGGTTCTCCGGCGATCGGAACTTGGGAACGAGGGTGTCATCGTCCTCGGGCCGCGCGAACTTCCGCAGCACGTGCTCGGGCAGCCCCTCGCCGCCGTCCTTGCCGGGGACGAGGTCGCGCACCGGGCGCCGCAGCCGCTCGAAGAGGTAGCCGCGGATGTCCGCCTTCGTCCACCCGTCGCCCGCGATGGTCCGGGCGTGTTCGGGCGACAGCACCAGGAGCGTGTCGCCCCAGTGCGTCATCTTGTGGTTGGCCACCACGGCCAGGCTCGGCGCGATGGTCGCCAGGAGGTCGGCGGCCCGCCGGCTCCGCTGGTCGTACACGCCGAGCGGCGCGTCCGCCGCCAGCACGGCGACCGTGCTGTCCTGGGGTCCGAACCCGTGCTCGACGGCCAGCGACGGCCACGGGCTCACCTCTTCGTATTCGCCGATGCAGTAGGTGTAGCGCCCGGGATGCGCGAGGGTCGACATGCTGATGGCCCCGGGTCGCGCGCCCCCGACGTTCACGCACACCAGTCTGAGCGCCCGGCCGATGGTGGCGTTGGCGCGCCGGCCCGAGCCGAAGACTCCGGCACCGCAGTTGACGTCGAGCGCGGTGCGCGCCGGCCCGTTCACGATCACCAGCGGGCTAGGGGCGTTCGTCGTGGCGGAAACACCGTGGAGGTCGAAGGCCTCGTCGCACACCGCCTCCACCGCTGCGATGACGACGGGCAGGTACTCCGGCCGGCAGCCGGCCATGACGGCGTTGACCGCGATCTTCTCGACGGTGGCGCGGCCGTAATTGGGCGGGACGAGGGCCACGAGGTCCTGGCCGTGGCGGCCGCAGCCCTCGACCGCGCGCCGGACCCGGTCGGGCGTCGGCGGTACCACGGGCAGCCCGTCGGTGACGCCCCGGGCGTGGAGCGCCTCGATGGGGTCGGCCTCGGTTTCCGGCTCCACGATTGGTCGGCCTCCCGGCGGCATGCCAGGAGGCTAGCACAGCTCAATCGCCGACGGGCCCCGTGGACCACCCCGTTTCGAGCGCCGGCTCCGCCGGCGCCACCTTTGGGGGAGGCTCGGAGGGGGGCCGTGAGGCCTCCCTTCGACCATGAATTCGGAGGGGGGCCGTAACGCCCGTCCCCTCCGATTCGACTAGTGCCGTTCCAACTTGTTGATACTAAATCTGTCCACGAACGACGTACACGGTGCCTTCCTAGGCGCGAATAGTTGGAACGGCACTAGCTGCGGCAGACCCGGAAGTTCGCGTAGTCGCCCCGCGCGCTCGACTTGGTGTCGTCGGAGTCCGTGAGCACGGCGATGCCGGCGGGCTTGGGCACCTCCTTCTCCTCGAAGAACTTCAGAAAGTCATCGCGCGTGTTGACGCGCTCCTCCACCCACTGGCCCTTCCGGTCGGAGCCGCTGCGGAGCACGCGCACCTGCGTGAGCCCGTTGTTCGAGGTCAGATGGACGCCCACCGGGACCTTCTCGCTCCAGACGTACTTGACCGCCTTTGGCCCCACGATGCGGGAGTAGGGCACCAGCATGTATACGGCCAGCGCGCTGTCGTTCTTGCCGTCCTTCTCGTCGGCCCCCCGCGGGAACTCCTGCGGTCGCCACGACCAGGCCAGGACGGGATAGGCGTCGAGGTTCCACTCGTGCTGCTTGGCCGCCTGGATGCCGAGCCCCTTGGAGTGGGCGCGCAGGAAGCGGAGCCCGCCATCCTCCTGCACCGAGTAGACCGCCTTGCCCGCGTCCTTCCGCGCCTCCCAGTCCGCCGGGAACTCGCCGACCTTCGCCTGGGCGAAGTCCTCGACGATCTTGCAGGCATCCGGCGCCTGGGCCGGCACCGGCGGCGGGGGAACGACGAGCGCCATGACCAGCGCGAATGCCAGGGACAGCCACGACCACTTCATGAAGGCACCTCTTTCGAGCGCCGGCCTTGCCGGCGCCCTCCTTCCTGGGGGAGGTTTGGGAGGGGGCCGTCGCGCCCTGTGGGCGCGCCTGTGAATCGCCCTCTCCCACGTTAGCGTCCCCGGCGCCACCAGTGATGCACGAGGTTGTCCACGACCTCGCCGAGCTGGCCGATCGTCCGGCACTCGCGGACGAGGTCGCAGGCCGGCGCGTACAGCGGCATCACGCTGTCGCCGACGCCCCAGCCCCACTGACCCTCGGGGTTCAACCAGATGATACCCTTCACCCGCTCGCGTATCATTCTGAGCGCCCAGGCCTGCGGGTCGTTGTAGTTGTTCCGGGCGTCGCCCAGGACGAGGATCGTCGTCCGCCGGTCCAGGGTGTCCAGCTCCGTCCGCACGAACTGGCTGAAGGCGTACCCGAAGTCCGAGCGGCAGTGGTAGTCGACGGGCGCGGCCTTGAGCGCCCACTCGATGGCGCGTTCCACCGGGTAGGTGCTGAAGGCCTCGGTCACCTCGGCCACCTCCGAGACGAACACGAACGAGCGCACGCGGCTGAAGCACTCCTGGAGGCTCCAGACGAGCTGGAGCATGAAGCGGGAAGCGTTGCGGACGGAGTCGGACACGTCACAGACGGTCACCAGCTTGGGCTTGTCGCGGTGGCGCCGGCGGAGGAAGACCTCCATGGGGACCCCGTCGTACTGCAGGCTCTTGCGGATCGTGCGCCGGGTGTCGAGGCGGCCTCGCTGCTCCTGGCGCTGCCGCAGCACCAGCGCGTCCTTGATCTTGCGGGCCAGGCGCGCCACCACCGTCTTCATCTGCGCGACCTCGTCCGCGGTCAGCGCGAAGAGGGGCTTGTCGGCGAGCGTCTCGCGCTGGAGCCTCTCGCCCTGGCGCCAAGCCCGTCGCTCCAGCTCCCGCTCGACGTGCTGGCGGATCAGGCGGCGAAACGCCTCCAGCCGGAGCTCCAGATAGTTGCGGATGCGCGCCAGCTGCCCGGGGTCCAGCCCGCGAGCCTCCAGCAGCCGGAGGATCTGCTCGAGATCGCGCTCGATGGCGGCGACGTCGAGGCGGTCGGCGAGGCGGAGCGAGAAGTAGCCGACCTGCAGGAAGTACATGAGGCGCTCCAGCCCGACGTTGCGTCCGCCGGAGCGGATGGTCATCTCCATCTCCGCCCCTTGCCCGCGCAGCAGCAGCTCCGTGAGCTCGTCGAGATCCAGGCCCTCGTCGGCGACGAGCTGGTCGAGGAAATCTTGAAGATGGGGATCCTCGGGCCCGACCGCCTTCTTGAGACCTTCCCCCAACGCCTGGAGATCGAGGAAGTACAGGTCGAAGAGCCGGTCGAAGGTCGCGCGGTCACGCCCTTCCTTGACGAGCGTGGTGGCCAGGGCGGTCTTGAACGTCTCGCGGTCCCGGAGCCCGACTTCGGCGGCGGCGGCCAGCGCGTCTAGCGCCTCTGACGGCGAGATGCGGATCTCGGCCCGGCGGAGGTCGCCGATGAACTCGAGGATCCGCTGGTCCACGCTCAGTCGGCGAGGACTTTGTCGAGCGCCCCCCGGACACGCTCGAGGTCCTTCTCGTACTTCACCAGCATCGTCAGCGTGGACTCCACCAGCGCGGGATCGAGCGTCTGGGCGTTGAGGATCACCAGCGAGCGCGCCCAGTCCAGGGACTCCGAGACCGACGGCGACTTGCGCAGGTCCATCGCCCGGATCCTCTGGACTGCCGCCACCACCGCCTTGGCCAGCCGCTCGGGGATCTGCGGCACCTTGAGGCGGATGATCTCGAGCTCCTCGGCCGGCGTCGGGAAGTCGATGAACAGGTGCAGGCAGCGCCGCTTGAGGCCGTCGCTGAGCTCCCGCGCGTTGTTGGACGTGAGCGCCACGAACGGGATGTGCCGGGCGCGGATCGTCCCCAGCTCCGGCACCGAGACCTGGAAGTCGGAGAGCACCTCCAGGAGGAACGCCTCGAACTCCGGCTCGGCCTTGTCGATCTCGTCGACGAGGAGGACGACCGGCGTGTCCGCCAGGATCGCCTGGAGCAGCGGGCGCGGCGAGAGGAACCGGAAGGAGAAGAAGGCGTCCTCCTGCCCGGCGATCTTGGTGACGGCGTCGGGCAATGACATCGCGTCGGTGATCAGCTCACCAATCCGCTCTCGCAGTAGTTGCGAGTAGAGCAACTGCTTCGCATATTTCCATTCATACAGCGCCTTGCCCTCGTCCAGCCCCTCGTAGCACTGCAGGCGGATCAGCGGGCGCGCGGCCACGTCGGCCAGCGTCTTGGCCAGCTCGGTCTTGCCCACCCCGGCCGGTCCCTCGATGAGCACGGGGCGGCCCATCCGGGCGGCCAGGAACACGACGGTGGAGATCCGCCGGCTCGCGATGTAGTTCGCGGCGCGGAACCGCTGCTGGACGTCGTCGACCGATTCGAACATGGACGCTCCTGTCGGAGAGAAGTCGGCCGCTGAACTTCGAGTCATTGTAACGTAGAATGCAGCATCCGCGAGCCGGGAGGAGTCTGCATGAGCCGCCGTCGCACCCTCCGCACCCTGGTCGAGCAAAAGGCCGGTCTCGTCGTGCCCGGCGCCTACGACGGCGTGTCGGCGAGACTGATCGAGCACGGCGGCTTCCCCGCCGTGTACATGACGGGTTACGGCGCCTCGGCCTCCCGGCTCGGCCTGCCCGATCTCGGCTTCACCGGGCTCGCCGAGATGGCCGACCACGCGCGCAACCTCGCCGCCGCGGTCCAGATCCCGCTGATCGCCGACGCCGACACCGGGTACGGCAACGCCCTCAACGTTCGCCGCACCGTCCAGGCCTACGAGGCCGCCGGCGTGGCGGCGCTCCACATCGAGGACCAGGCGGCGCCCAAGCGCTGCGGCCACCTCGCGGGCCATCAGGTGATCCCGCGCGGCGAGTTCGCCGGCAAGATCCGCGCCGCGGTCGAGGCGCGCAGCGACCCCGACCTCCTGATCATCGCGCGCACGGACGCCATCTCCGCCGTCGACTTCGACGAGGCCCTCCGGCGGGGCGAGGCGGCGGCGAAGGCCGGGGCCGACGTCCTCTTCATCGAGGCGCCTCGCGCCGAGGCGCAGGTGGAGCGGATCGCGCGCGAGTTCGACACGCCGCTGCTCTACAACTACGCTCCCGGCGGCCGGTCACCGCTGCTTCCCTTCGCGCGGCTCCGCGAGCTGCGCTACGCGATTCTTCTGCTGCCCGTGGACACGCTCTTCGTCGCGGCCAAGGCGGTGGCGGACTTCCTGCGGGACCTCAGGGCCGGGGACGACGCGCGGTCGCTCGCTGACCGCTACATCGCCTTCCGCGAGTTCAACGACCTGATCGGCGTGACCGCTCAGCTCGCGCTGGCCGAGCGCTACCGGGACGACGGCCGCTAGCGTTCGGCGGAGTGCCCGACATCGGGCATAGTGCCCGCCTTCCGAGCCCTCGGCACCGCTACAAGCCGCTGATTTCCTTGATCCCACCCCTGGCATGCCGCCTGCTCTGTCTCGGTGCCGAGGGGGGAGTTGGAAATGACGGACATCTGGTACGACCTGACGCTGAGAGAGCTGAGCGGACGTGACGACATCAGCGCTGAGCGCGTGAAAGAGGCGCAGGCAGCGCAGGCGTCCGCCTCCGACGAGAAGTCCCGAGAGCCAGCGGCCGAATCCCGCTGACGCCGGCGCCCTCGTCAGGCCGCCTCGCTGGCCAGA
This portion of the Candidatus Methylomirabilota bacterium genome encodes:
- a CDS encoding DUF3047 domain-containing protein: MKWSWLSLAFALVMALVVPPPPVPAQAPDACKIVEDFAQAKVGEFPADWEARKDAGKAVYSVQEDGGLRFLRAHSKGLGIQAAKQHEWNLDAYPVLAWSWRPQEFPRGADEKDGKNDSALAVYMLVPYSRIVGPKAVKYVWSEKVPVGVHLTSNNGLTQVRVLRSGSDRKGQWVEERVNTRDDFLKFFEEKEVPKPAGIAVLTDSDDTKSSARGDYANFRVCRS
- a CDS encoding acetamidase/formamidase family protein, with the protein product MTTAVKTWYLFDVNPSTPPALEVAPGEEFTLEVRGAFADVPDIRLVPTPFTPACDGHPLAPIAGPVRVRGAEPGDAVVVDLLEITPHGDGKTAIVRDFGVLRAEFGEPTAVGCPVKDGYAWFGGRIPLPLNPNLGTVSTMPPDGYKPAYAGPYGGDFDQKDVRAGARVHLPVMVEGALLFFADPHAAISDGIISGTGVECDATVRARVALDKQRALDRPIIEVDDTVQVLGFGPTVEIATEDAARGAVDFFVARTGLDRREAYMLLSIVGELRIGTSPRPVMAARLIIPRAVLVAAAGR
- a CDS encoding isocitrate lyase/PEP mutase family protein, with protein sequence MSRRRTLRTLVEQKAGLVVPGAYDGVSARLIEHGGFPAVYMTGYGASASRLGLPDLGFTGLAEMADHARNLAAAVQIPLIADADTGYGNALNVRRTVQAYEAAGVAALHIEDQAAPKRCGHLAGHQVIPRGEFAGKIRAAVEARSDPDLLIIARTDAISAVDFDEALRRGEAAAKAGADVLFIEAPRAEAQVERIAREFDTPLLYNYAPGGRSPLLPFARLRELRYAILLLPVDTLFVAAKAVADFLRDLRAGDDARSLADRYIAFREFNDLIGVTAQLALAERYRDDGR
- a CDS encoding VWA domain-containing protein is translated as MDQRILEFIGDLRRAEIRISPSEALDALAAAAEVGLRDRETFKTALATTLVKEGRDRATFDRLFDLYFLDLQALGEGLKKAVGPEDPHLQDFLDQLVADEGLDLDELTELLLRGQGAEMEMTIRSGGRNVGLERLMYFLQVGYFSLRLADRLDVAAIERDLEQILRLLEARGLDPGQLARIRNYLELRLEAFRRLIRQHVERELERRAWRQGERLQRETLADKPLFALTADEVAQMKTVVARLARKIKDALVLRQRQEQRGRLDTRRTIRKSLQYDGVPMEVFLRRRHRDKPKLVTVCDVSDSVRNASRFMLQLVWSLQECFSRVRSFVFVSEVAEVTEAFSTYPVERAIEWALKAAPVDYHCRSDFGYAFSQFVRTELDTLDRRTTILVLGDARNNYNDPQAWALRMIRERVKGIIWLNPEGQWGWGVGDSVMPLYAPACDLVRECRTIGQLGEVVDNLVHHWWRRGR
- a CDS encoding UGSC family (seleno)protein, giving the protein MSANPPDEYLDPTDSVAVPRQTARRPATLEGTVITLLDISKAKGDHLLDRIEELLRERARPQAIVRKKKPTFARPAPDPLRQEIVGRTDVLIEALADUGSCTTCSVHDGVFFEDHGIPTATVVSSEFVHAARAQAEALGARDYRTVVVPHPIQPLTREEVRALADKAFDEIVRRLTT
- a CDS encoding MoxR family ATPase, whose amino-acid sequence is MFESVDDVQQRFRAANYIASRRISTVVFLAARMGRPVLIEGPAGVGKTELAKTLADVAARPLIRLQCYEGLDEGKALYEWKYAKQLLYSQLLRERIGELITDAMSLPDAVTKIAGQEDAFFSFRFLSPRPLLQAILADTPVVLLVDEIDKAEPEFEAFLLEVLSDFQVSVPELGTIRARHIPFVALTSNNARELSDGLKRRCLHLFIDFPTPAEELEIIRLKVPQIPERLAKAVVAAVQRIRAMDLRKSPSVSESLDWARSLVILNAQTLDPALVESTLTMLVKYEKDLERVRGALDKVLAD